The Curtobacterium sp. MCSS17_015 genomic sequence CGACGAGCTCCTGCTCGACACCCTCCGCCGCAACGCCAAGGTCAGCATCCGGCACATCCGCAACGACTTCGCAGAAGTCGCGACCGGCACTGCCGTGCTCGGGTACGTCTGCCGTCAGCGCAAGGACTTCCTGGCGCTGCGTGGTGACGATCCGGCGTGGGCGCAGGAGATCGGTCGCTACCCGAGCGAGTCCCTGGCGGTCGAAGCCCTGCGGATGCGCCGGGCCTGACCCGGCCGCCGGGCCTGACCCGGCCACGCCGGCGACCGGCGACCGGTGACTGGTGTCACCAGTCACCGCCAGCGCCACCACCGGAGAGACCGGGTCGACTCAGGCGTGGAGCGGGTCAGGACCAGACGCGCCGGATCCCCCACGAGCCGGTCCAGGTCTCGTCGGCATCGAGCCACCGGAGGCCCTCGCCGGAGTTGAGCGCGTCCGCGGGCGCGGTCATCGGTTCCACCGCCACCGCGAGCCCCTTCCCGTCGCCGCGGGGGAACTCGCGGGAGGTGAAGACCTGCACGTACGGGAACGACCGGTCCTGCCACAACTCGACGCCGTCTCCCTCGGGGCCGTGCAGTGACGTCCGCCGGATGCCGGCTTCGTCCGGCTGCACGTCGGTGTAGGCGGTGTCGAGGTCCGAGTCCCCGGCCCGGCGCCCCTGACGGAGGTCGACGTCCGTGCCCTCGACCGGCCGGGTGCCGTTCGGGATCTTCCGCTCGTCCACGGTGAACGCGGTCGCCGCGTCGAGCTGGACGACCAGGTCCTCCGGCGGGGTGTCGCCCGCACGCAGGTAGGGGTGCGCCCCGACCGCGAACGGCGCCGGGCGACCCGACCGGTTCGTGATGGTGTGGGTGATCCGGATGCCGTCCTCGACGAGTTCGTGGTGCACCCGGGTCTCGAGGGTGAACGGCCAGCCGTGCTGCGGGTGGATCGTGGCCTGCTGCGCGATCGACGACTCGGTCTGGTCCACCACCCGGTACGGCGCGAAGCGGAGCAACCCGTGCGAGGCGTTGCCGTACTTCGGCTCCGAGATGTCGAGCTGCTGCGCCTTCCCGTCGAGCTGCCACACACCACCGGCCACGCGGTTCGGCCACGGCACGAGCACGATGCCGTTCGCACCGGCGGGCGCCTCGCTCGCCAGGAACGGCTCGGTCAGGTCGAAGCCCGCGACGCGGAGTTCGCGGATGCCGGCGGCCACCTCGGTGACGACGGCCTCGACGACACCGTCGGGTCCGGCGTGCCGCAGGTGGTACTGGCCGCCGGTGGGTGCCGCTGCGCTGGCCGCTGTGCTCATGGTGTCTGCTTCCTCTCCGATGCGCGGGTCGTGCCCGCTGGTGCATCCGCGACGACGACGTGGACCCCGGCGGCCCGGATCGGGTCGACCGCGTCCGCGCTGACGCCCGCGGTGACGACGACGTCGACGTCCTCCAGCGTGCTCACCACGCCGATGTCGGCCCGGCCGAACTTCGACCCGTCCGCGACCACGACGGTACGCCTGCCCGCCGCTGCGAGGACCCGCTTCGCCTCGGTCTCGGGCAGGTTCACGTTGGTCAGGCCGTGCTCGACGTCGAGCCCCGTCCCGCCCAGGAACACCAGGTCCGCTGACAGCATCGGCAGCACGGTCGCGTTGAACGGTGCGACGAGCGAGTGCTGGAGCGGACGCAGTGTCCCGCCGGTGACGACGACGGTGATGCGCGGCACCGCCCGTTCGAGCGCGAGTGCGGTGGTGAGTGAGTTCGTGACGACGGTGACGTCGATCAGGTCCTCGCGGGCGACGAGCGCCTCGGCGACGGCCGCCGGCGTGGTGCCGACGTCGATGACGATGCACTGCCCGGGGCGGACGAGGTCCGCCGCGGCCCGGCCGATCGCGGCCTTGGCGGTGCTGTTCTCGACGGCGGTCTCCTCGAGCGGACGCTCGCGCGACCCGGCCCCGAGGCGGACGGCACCACCGTGCACCCGTCGGATCCGGGCCTCCCGGTCCAGGGCGGCCAGGTCCTGGCGGACCGTCACCTCGCTCGTGCCGACGGCCGCGGCCAGTGCTGCGGTCCGGACCATGCCGGGGGCGCCGTCCAGGAGCGCGACGATGCGGTCCTGGCGCAGCAGCGCTGGCAGGACGGGAGGCTCGTCAGACGTCACACCACGAGTTTCGTCTGCTTCCACTTGCTTTCGCAACCCTTCGACTCGGAGTACAGTGAAGCGGTGATCACGAAACGTGCGACGACGCTCGCGGACGGCCGCGACCTCTTCTACTTCGACGATGCGGATTCCACCCTCCCCGCCGAGCGGAGCATCGACCAGCGCGTCCTCGGCCCCCGTCCCGAGACCGCGCGGATGCGCCAGGACGTCCTGACGGGCGAGTGGGTGTCCATCGCCGCCGCCCGGCAGAACCGGGTCTTCCTGCCGCCCGCCGACCAGGACCCGCTCGCGCCGCAGACCGCCGCGAACCCGTCCGAGATCCCGAGCCGCTACGACGTCGCCGTGTTCGAGAACCGTTCGCCGTCGTTCGGTCCGGTGCTCGAGGCCGACGACGCCCCGTCCTCGCTCGAGTCCCTGTCCGAGGTCGGCCTGAACCGGGAGCTCCGGAGCGTCGGGCGCTGCGAGGTCGTCTGCTTCTCCCCCGAGACGAGCGGCTCCTTCGCGTCGATCTCCGGATCGCGCGCCCGCACCGTGGTCGAAACGTGGGCAGACCGCACCGCGGCACTCTCCGCGATGCCCGGGATCCAGCAGGTGTTCCCGTTCGAGAACCGCGGCGAGGCCATCGGCGTCACACTGCACCACCCGCACGGGCAGATCTACGCCTACCCGTACATCACCCCGCGCACCCAGCGGTTGCTCGCGTCGATCGAGCGCTTCGGGCCGGACCTGTTCGAGCAGCACCTCGCGAACGAGCGGGCGTCGGACCGGGTCGTCCTCGCCGGCGAGCACTTCACCGCCTTCGTACCGTTCGCCGCGCGCTGGCCGATCGAGATCCACATGCTCCCGCACCGCCACGTGCCGGATTTCGCCGGGCTCACCGACGCCGAGAAGGACGAACTGGCACACATGCACCTGCGGCTCACCCGTGGCCTCGACGCGCTCTACGGCGACCCGACGCCCTACATCGCCGCCTGGCACCAGGCGCCGGTGCACACCGCGCGCGACACCGTCCGGTTGATGCTGCAGATCACCTCGCCGCGACGGGCAGCGGACAAGTTGAAGTTCCTGGCCGGCAGTGAGGCCGCGATGGGCGCCTGGATCGGGGACCTCGTGCCCGAGAAGGCGGCCGAGTTCATCCGAGGAGGGATCGAACGAGCATGACGTTCCAACAGGTGTTCGGGTACGAGCCGACGGTGCGGTACTCCGCGCCCGGCCGTGTGAACCTGATCGGTGAGCACACCGACTACAACGACGGGTACGTGCTGCCCTTCGCGATCGACCGCCGGACCACGGCGGACATCGCTCGGCGCGAGGACCGCGTCATCCGCGTGGCCTCGGCGTTCGACCAGGAGGGCGGCGCCGTCTCGCTGTCCCTCGATGACCTCGCCCCCGACGCCATGGACGGCTGGTCGGCGTACGTCTTCGGCATCGCCTGGGCGTTGCGCGAGCAGGCCGGTGCGGACCTGTCGGACAAGACCGGCTTCGACGTCTTCATCGACTCGGACGTCCCGGTCGGCGCGGGCCTGTCCTCGAGCGCGGCGATCGAGTGCGGCGTCGCGCTCGCGTTCGACGACCTGTGGGAGCTCGGGCTCGACCGCAAGACGCTGGCCCGCGTCGGCCAGTACTCCGAGAACCACGCCGTCGGTGCCCCGACCGGGATCATGGACCAGTCCGCGTCACTCCTCGGCGAGCAGGACGCGGTCGTCTTCCTCGACTGCCGCACGCTCGACACCGCCGTCGTCGACCTGGCGCTCGAGGCGAACGGGCTCGAGGTCCTCGTCATCGACACCCGCGTCGAGCACGCCCACGCGACCGGTGGGTACAAGGCCCGCCGTGACTCGTGCGAGCGGGGGGCCGAGGTGCTCGGTGTGCCCGCGCTCCGTGACGTGTCGGTCGCGGACCTGCCGCGCGCGCAGGAGCTGCTCGACGACGAGACGTTCCGCCGCGTCCGGCACATCGTGACCGAGGACCAGCGCGTCCTCGACACCGTGCGGACGCTCCGTGAGCAGGGTCCGCGTGCGATCGGTGACCTGCTCGTCGCCTCGCACGCGTCGATGCGCGACGACTTCGAGATCTCGGTGCCGGAGCTCGACCTGGCGGTCGAGACCGCGATGGCGCACGGTGCTGTCGGTGCGCGCATGACCGGTGGCGGCTTCGGCGGTGCCGCGATCGCGCTGGTCGACCGGGAGGCGCGTGGCGCGATCACCGACGCGGTCACGTCCGCCTTCGCGGCGGCCCGGTACCGCGAGCCGACCGTCTTCACGGTGCACGCCGCGCAGGGCGCCCGGCGCGACTGACGCGCAGCCCGGCAAGCCGGGCACGCCGAGCCCGAGCAGGGCGACTCGGACGCGCGCGGTCAGCCCTCGTGGCTCGGGTACTCTGTAGCACCGCGGAGGCGCGTGGCGGCGGTGATCCGCGCCTCCAGTCCGGGTGACGGGACGCGCTCGTACTCCGCGGAAGCGACGGTTCCGCGCCGGGTGTCGGCGTGGAACCGTCGCTTCCGCCGACCAGCCCGGCGGAAGACGCGCCGCGGCGCTCAGCGCAGGTGGCGCTCCGCGGCCTCGACCACGTTCTTCATGAGCATCGCCCGGGTCATCGGGCCGACACCGCCCGGCGTGGGCGACAGGTAGCCGGCGACCTGCGCGACCGACGGGTCGACGTCGCCGCGGAGCTTCGCCTTCCCGGTGGTCTCGTCGATGATGCGGCTGATGCCCACGTCGATCACCGCCGCACCGGGCTTGACCCAGTCCGGCTGCACGAGCCCGGCGACCCCGGCGGCCGCGACGACGATGTCGGCGCGACGGCACTCGGCGGCGACGTCCTCGGTGAGCGAGTGCGTCAGCGTGGCCGTCGCCTCGAGGCGGGTGAGCAGCAGGCCGAGCGGACGCCCGACCGTCAGGCCCTGCCCGATGATCGTGACGTGCTTGCCCCGGATCGGGACCTCGTACGCCTCGAGCATCGCGACGATGCCCCGCGGGGTGCACGGCAGCGGGGCGTCGATCGTGCCGGCACCGCCCGGCACGGCGAGCACGAGTTCACCGAGGTTCGTCGGGTGCAGGCCGTCGGCGTCCTTCGCCGGGTTCATGAGCTCGAGCATCGGGATCGGGTCGATGCCCTGCGGCAACGGGAGCTGCACGATGAACGCGGTGACCCGGGGGTCGTCGTTCATCTGCAGGATCGCGCCCCGGATGTCCGCAGCGCTGGCGGTCTCCGGCAGGTCGATGCGGACCGAGTCGAGCCCGATCTGCGCCGAGTCCTTGTGCTTGCCGGCGACGTACGACACCGACCCCGGGTTCTGGCCGACCATGATCGTGCCGAGACCGGGACGGAAGCCGTGGTCGTGCAGGCGGTCGATGCGGACCTTCAGGTCGTCGAGCGTGCGGGCGGCGAGGGCGGTGCCGTCGATGCGGACGGCACTGCCCTCACCGGCCCAGCGCTCGCGGGGAAGCGCGTCGCTCACGCGTAGAGCGGGAACGCGTCGGTGAGGGCCTTCACCCGGGCCGAGAGCGCTTCGATGTCCGGGTTCGGCATGAGGGTCAGCGCGATGATGTCCGCCACCTCGGTGAACTCGGCGTCACCGAACCCGCGGGTCGCGAGCGCCGACGTGCCGATGCGGACGCCCGAGGTCACCATCGGCGGGCGCGGGTCGAACGGCACGCTGTTGCGGTTCACGGTGATGCCGACCTCGTGCAGGAGGTCCTCGGCCTGCTTGCCGTCGATCTCGGACTCGCGAAGGTCGACGAGCACCAGGTGCACGTCGGTGCCGCCGGTGAGGACGTCGATGCCGGCGGCCTTGGCGTCGGGCTGGGTGAGGCGCGACGCGAGGGCCTTCGCCCCGCGGAGCGTGCGCTCCTGGCGGTCCTTGAACTCGGGCGTCGCGGCGAGCAGGAACGCGGTGGCCTTGGCGGCGATCACGTGCATGAGCGGGCCGCCCTGCTGCCCGGGGAACACGGCCGAGTTGAGCTTCTTGAAGAGCGACTCGTCGTTGGACAGGATGATGCCCGAGCGGGGACCGGCGAGCGTCTTGTGCACCGTCGAGGAGACGACGTGGGCGTGCGGGAGGGGCGACGGGTGCAGGCCCGCGGCGACGAGCCCGGCGAAGTGCGCCATGTCCACCCAGAGCGTCGCGCCGACCTCGTCCGCGATCTCACGGAACTTCGCGAAGTCGAGCTGTCGGGGGTACGCCGACCAGCCGGCGATGAGGACCTTCGGCTGGTGCTCGATCGCCTTCGCGCGGATGTCGTCGTAGTCGACCTCGAACGTCTCCGGGTCGACGCCGTAGGACACGGCGTTGTAGATCCGACCGGAGAAGTTGAGCTTCATGCCGTGGGTCAGGTGGCCGCCGTGGGCGAGCTCGAGGCCCAGGATGGTGTCACCGGCGGAGGCGATGGCGTGCAGGACCGCGGCGTTCGCGCTGGCGCCGGAGTGCGGCTGCACGTTCGCGTACGCGGCGCCGAAGAGGGCCTTCGCACGGTCGATGGCGAGCTGCTCGGCGATGTCGACGAACTCGCAGCCGCCGTAGTAGCGCTTGCCCGGGTAACCCTCGGCGTACTTGTTCGTGAGCACCGAGCCCTGCGACTCGAGGACCGCGCGCGGCACGAAGTTCTCCGACGCGATCATCTCGAGGGTGTCGCGCTGACGGCCGAGCTCCTGCTGGAGGACGGCCGCGATCTCCGGGTCGACCTCGGTGAGCGGGGCGTTGAAGGTGGTCCGGGCTGCGTCGGCGGACGCGGCGACGGGGGTGAGATCGGTGATGGACACGGGACTCCTCGTTGTCTGGCCGCGCCGAGCGACGCGACACCGCCGTGCAGGGACGCACGACGCGGTGGACGGGTGGGCGCGGCCCAGGCGTACGGCTGCGCTCCGTGTCAGGTGTCGCTCCCCGATGGTGACCCATCCAACGCCAGTCGCGACCGTTCGATCGTACCGAGGCCACCGGTTCGTGTCACCCTTGTCTGCATGACCATGCTGAGTCCGGACGTCGACGAGCGCACCTCGGTGCGGGCCGACGTCCCGTGGACCACGGTGGTGTGGGACGACCCGGTGAACCTGATGTCGTACGTCACCTACGTCTTCGAGTCGTACTTCGGGTTCCCCCGGGCGAAGGCCGAGCGCCTCATGCACCAGGTCGACTCCGACGGTCGGGCGGTCGTCGCGACCGGGCACCGCGAGGAGATGGAGCGCCACGTGGAGGCCATGCACGGGTACGGCCTACAGGCGACCGTCGACCGGGCCCCGGCCGCGTGATCCCCTTCGTCCGTCGCGCCGACGGGGTGCACCTCGGTCTGGCCTCCGGCGAGCGCGCCGTCCTCACCTCGCTGGTCGAGCAGCTGCGCCAGGTCCTCGACCACGACCTGGCGACCGACCCGGTGGCGGCCCGGATGTTCCCGGACGCCTACCCGGAGGACGACGAGGCGAGCGCCGAGTTCCGCCGCTACACGCAGGATGACCTGCGGGCGGCGAAGTCGTCGAACGCGACCGTGGTCCACGAGTGGCTCACCGGCATGCGGGAGGGCGCGCTGACCCGCGCGGACGAGCAGGCCTGGCTCCGGTCGCTGACCGACCTGCGGCTCACCATCGCGGACCGCCTGGGCATCGTCGATCGCGAGACGGCCGACAACGGGCTGAACGGCGACGACGGCAGCATCGGCCTGCGGGACGTCTACGACTGGCTCGGGTACGTGCAGGAGCACCTCGTCGTCACGATCTCGTCCCGCTGACGACCGGGAGGCCCGTCACACCGCCGCCACGTGCCTCCCGTCCGGTCGCGCGCGGACGCGCGCACGCCCCCGGTACCCTGATCCGGTGACGACCCCGACGCCCGAGACCCCCACGCACTGGACCCTCACGCTGGTCTGCGACGACCAGCCCGGCATCGTGCACGCCGTCTCCGGAGCCGTCGTCGCCGCCGAGGGCAACATCACCGAGTCGCAGCAGTTCTCGAGCGCCGACACGGACACGTTCTTCATGCGCCTGCAGGTGATGGCCCCGGTCGACCGCCAGACGTTCCAGGAGGCCCTGGCACCGGTCGTCGAGCGCTACGGCATGCGGGTGCAGCTCGACGTGGTCGGCCGGCCGATGCGCACCCTCGTCCTCGTGTCCAAGGCCGGACACTGCCTCAACGACCTGCTGTACCGGCAGCGCGGCGGGCAGCTGCCGATCGACGTGCCGCTCGTGCTGTCGAACCACACCGACCTCGCCGAACTCGCGTCGTTCTACTCGGTGCCGTTCGAGCACCGCCCGGTCACCGACGCCGAGTCGAAGGCCGCGATGGAGCGCCGGATCCTCGAGGCGGTCGAGGAGCACGACATCGAGCTCGTCGTCCTCGCCCGGTACATGCAGATCCTCTCCCCCGAGCTCTGCGCCGCCCTGGCCGGGCGCGCGGTGAACATCCACCACTCGTTCCTGCCCGGCTTCAAGGGCGCGAACCCGTACCGGCAGGCGCACGCCCGCGGGGTGAAGCTCATCGGGGCGACCGCGCACTTCGTCACGAGCGACCTGGACGAGGGCCCGATCATCGAGCAGAACGTCGTCCGCGTCGACCACACCAAGGAACCGGCCGAGCTCGTGTCGATCGGACAGGACGAGGAGTCCCGCACCCTCACCCAGGCCGTCCGGTGGATCGCCGAGGACCGCGTGCTCCTTGACGGCGCCCGGACGATCATCTTCAAGTAGGTCAGGCGATGCGCGACGCACCCCGTAGTCCGGTCGAGCCCGGCGACGACCACGTGCCGGCGACGCCGGCGGCCCCGCGGCGACCGGTCGACACCTGGAGTGTCCTCCGCGTCGTGGTCTGCGCCTTCGGCCTGCTCTCCCTGGCGTACTGGGGCTACCTGGCGTGGCCGTACCCGTTCCCGGCGGTGTTCTTCATCGTCGGCGCTCCGCTCTTCGCGGCCGTCGTCTGGTACCTCTTCCGTTCGCCGCGCTCCCCGATCGAGACCGACGTGGTCGGCAAGACCGTCGTCGAGACCGCCCTGGTCGTCGCCGCGGGCGCGACCTGGGTCTCGCTCGGGCACCCGCTCGTCGGACTCGTGTTCGTCGTGGTCGCCGCCGTGAGCGGCGTCGTCGCGTTCCGCAGGGAGACCGCATGAGCACCACGGGCCTCCAGGACCGCGATCGCACCTCCGGCCTGGAGGCCCGCACGACCCTGGTCCGGGCCGCCCGCCTGGTCGACGTGGCCGGGTCCGTCGCGGACGGGTGGGTGCTCGTCGGCGGCGACACGATCCTCCAGGTCGGGTCCGGGGCAGCACCCGCGGCGGCCGAGGTCGTCGACCTCGGCGACGCGACCCTGACGCCCGGCTCCATCGACCTGCACGGACACGGCGGCGCGACCGAGGCGTACGAGGACGACTCCTTCGCCCAGGCCCTGGCCATGCACCGGGCCCACGGCACGACCCGGTCGGTGCTGTCGCTCGTCGCGAACCCCGTCCCCGCGCTCGTCGCGTCGCTGGCGCAGGTGCGGGCCGTCATGGCGACGGACCCGCTCGTGCTCGGCGTCCACCTGGAGGGGCCGTTCCTCTCGCCGCACAACAAGGGCGCCCACAACGAGGACCACCTCCTCGCGCCGACCCCGGCCGACGTCGACACCCTGCTCGAGGCCGGCGAGGGCGTCCTCCGACAGATCACCATCGCGCCCGAACTGCCCGGGGCGCTCGACGCCGTCCGTCGGTTCGCCGCCGCTGGTGTGACCGTCGCCGTCGGGCACACCGTCGGGACGGTCGACCAGACGCGGGCCGCGTTCGATGCCGGCGCGACCGTCCTGACGCACGCGTTCAACGCCATGCCCGGCCTGCACCACCGAGCGCCCGGGCCGATCGGGGCGGCGGTGTCGGACGACCGGGTCACGCTCGAGCTCATCCTGGACGCGGTCCACGTGCACCCGCTCGTGGCCGAGACGCTGTTCCGCGCTGCCCCGGGTCGGGTCGCACTCATCACCGACGCGAT encodes the following:
- a CDS encoding aldose 1-epimerase family protein; amino-acid sequence: MSTAASAAAPTGGQYHLRHAGPDGVVEAVVTEVAAGIRELRVAGFDLTEPFLASEAPAGANGIVLVPWPNRVAGGVWQLDGKAQQLDISEPKYGNASHGLLRFAPYRVVDQTESSIAQQATIHPQHGWPFTLETRVHHELVEDGIRITHTITNRSGRPAPFAVGAHPYLRAGDTPPEDLVVQLDAATAFTVDERKIPNGTRPVEGTDVDLRQGRRAGDSDLDTAYTDVQPDEAGIRRTSLHGPEGDGVELWQDRSFPYVQVFTSREFPRGDGKGLAVAVEPMTAPADALNSGEGLRWLDADETWTGSWGIRRVWS
- a CDS encoding DeoR/GlpR family DNA-binding transcription regulator, coding for MTSDEPPVLPALLRQDRIVALLDGAPGMVRTAALAAAVGTSEVTVRQDLAALDREARIRRVHGGAVRLGAGSRERPLEETAVENSTAKAAIGRAAADLVRPGQCIVIDVGTTPAAVAEALVAREDLIDVTVVTNSLTTALALERAVPRITVVVTGGTLRPLQHSLVAPFNATVLPMLSADLVFLGGTGLDVEHGLTNVNLPETEAKRVLAAAGRRTVVVADGSKFGRADIGVVSTLEDVDVVVTAGVSADAVDPIRAAGVHVVVADAPAGTTRASERKQTP
- the galT gene encoding galactose-1-phosphate uridylyltransferase; protein product: MITKRATTLADGRDLFYFDDADSTLPAERSIDQRVLGPRPETARMRQDVLTGEWVSIAAARQNRVFLPPADQDPLAPQTAANPSEIPSRYDVAVFENRSPSFGPVLEADDAPSSLESLSEVGLNRELRSVGRCEVVCFSPETSGSFASISGSRARTVVETWADRTAALSAMPGIQQVFPFENRGEAIGVTLHHPHGQIYAYPYITPRTQRLLASIERFGPDLFEQHLANERASDRVVLAGEHFTAFVPFAARWPIEIHMLPHRHVPDFAGLTDAEKDELAHMHLRLTRGLDALYGDPTPYIAAWHQAPVHTARDTVRLMLQITSPRRAADKLKFLAGSEAAMGAWIGDLVPEKAAEFIRGGIERA
- the galK gene encoding galactokinase — its product is MTFQQVFGYEPTVRYSAPGRVNLIGEHTDYNDGYVLPFAIDRRTTADIARREDRVIRVASAFDQEGGAVSLSLDDLAPDAMDGWSAYVFGIAWALREQAGADLSDKTGFDVFIDSDVPVGAGLSSSAAIECGVALAFDDLWELGLDRKTLARVGQYSENHAVGAPTGIMDQSASLLGEQDAVVFLDCRTLDTAVVDLALEANGLEVLVIDTRVEHAHATGGYKARRDSCERGAEVLGVPALRDVSVADLPRAQELLDDETFRRVRHIVTEDQRVLDTVRTLREQGPRAIGDLLVASHASMRDDFEISVPELDLAVETAMAHGAVGARMTGGGFGGAAIALVDREARGAITDAVTSAFAAARYREPTVFTVHAAQGARRD
- a CDS encoding tetrahydrofolate dehydrogenase/cyclohydrolase catalytic domain-containing protein, with translation MSDALPRERWAGEGSAVRIDGTALAARTLDDLKVRIDRLHDHGFRPGLGTIMVGQNPGSVSYVAGKHKDSAQIGLDSVRIDLPETASAADIRGAILQMNDDPRVTAFIVQLPLPQGIDPIPMLELMNPAKDADGLHPTNLGELVLAVPGGAGTIDAPLPCTPRGIVAMLEAYEVPIRGKHVTIIGQGLTVGRPLGLLLTRLEATATLTHSLTEDVAAECRRADIVVAAAGVAGLVQPDWVKPGAAVIDVGISRIIDETTGKAKLRGDVDPSVAQVAGYLSPTPGGVGPMTRAMLMKNVVEAAERHLR
- the glyA gene encoding serine hydroxymethyltransferase, with the protein product MSITDLTPVAASADAARTTFNAPLTEVDPEIAAVLQQELGRQRDTLEMIASENFVPRAVLESQGSVLTNKYAEGYPGKRYYGGCEFVDIAEQLAIDRAKALFGAAYANVQPHSGASANAAVLHAIASAGDTILGLELAHGGHLTHGMKLNFSGRIYNAVSYGVDPETFEVDYDDIRAKAIEHQPKVLIAGWSAYPRQLDFAKFREIADEVGATLWVDMAHFAGLVAAGLHPSPLPHAHVVSSTVHKTLAGPRSGIILSNDESLFKKLNSAVFPGQQGGPLMHVIAAKATAFLLAATPEFKDRQERTLRGAKALASRLTQPDAKAAGIDVLTGGTDVHLVLVDLRESEIDGKQAEDLLHEVGITVNRNSVPFDPRPPMVTSGVRIGTSALATRGFGDAEFTEVADIIALTLMPNPDIEALSARVKALTDAFPLYA
- the clpS gene encoding ATP-dependent Clp protease adapter ClpS, with translation MTMLSPDVDERTSVRADVPWTTVVWDDPVNLMSYVTYVFESYFGFPRAKAERLMHQVDSDGRAVVATGHREEMERHVEAMHGYGLQATVDRAPAA
- a CDS encoding DUF2017 family protein, which translates into the protein MIPFVRRADGVHLGLASGERAVLTSLVEQLRQVLDHDLATDPVAARMFPDAYPEDDEASAEFRRYTQDDLRAAKSSNATVVHEWLTGMREGALTRADEQAWLRSLTDLRLTIADRLGIVDRETADNGLNGDDGSIGLRDVYDWLGYVQEHLVVTISSR
- the purU gene encoding formyltetrahydrofolate deformylase, translating into MTTPTPETPTHWTLTLVCDDQPGIVHAVSGAVVAAEGNITESQQFSSADTDTFFMRLQVMAPVDRQTFQEALAPVVERYGMRVQLDVVGRPMRTLVLVSKAGHCLNDLLYRQRGGQLPIDVPLVLSNHTDLAELASFYSVPFEHRPVTDAESKAAMERRILEAVEEHDIELVVLARYMQILSPELCAALAGRAVNIHHSFLPGFKGANPYRQAHARGVKLIGATAHFVTSDLDEGPIIEQNVVRVDHTKEPAELVSIGQDEESRTLTQAVRWIAEDRVLLDGARTIIFK
- a CDS encoding YrdB family protein; the protein is MRDAPRSPVEPGDDHVPATPAAPRRPVDTWSVLRVVVCAFGLLSLAYWGYLAWPYPFPAVFFIVGAPLFAAVVWYLFRSPRSPIETDVVGKTVVETALVVAAGATWVSLGHPLVGLVFVVVAAVSGVVAFRRETA
- the nagA gene encoding N-acetylglucosamine-6-phosphate deacetylase, which translates into the protein MSTTGLQDRDRTSGLEARTTLVRAARLVDVAGSVADGWVLVGGDTILQVGSGAAPAAAEVVDLGDATLTPGSIDLHGHGGATEAYEDDSFAQALAMHRAHGTTRSVLSLVANPVPALVASLAQVRAVMATDPLVLGVHLEGPFLSPHNKGAHNEDHLLAPTPADVDTLLEAGEGVLRQITIAPELPGALDAVRRFAAAGVTVAVGHTVGTVDQTRAAFDAGATVLTHAFNAMPGLHHRAPGPIGAAVSDDRVTLELILDAVHVHPLVAETLFRAAPGRVALITDAMGAAGAADGDYRLGSLDVTVTDGVARVAGTDTIAGSTLTQDVALRNAVTLAGRSLPQAVAALTSIPAAALGLGDRLGRLAPGSAADLVALSPALEVRRVWGGGRELR